One window of the Pirellulales bacterium genome contains the following:
- a CDS encoding DUF2019 domain-containing protein, which yields MDDLLDDYCRHAANHGASLATGDAESSNVSYDRLHETLIELARVRRRNDLFGLYNFPDPHVQCWAAAHTLEVDPARALRKLADVVKLNIPILSRDAELTIEEWKAGNLRFLAQ from the coding sequence ATGGACGACTTACTTGACGACTATTGTCGCCATGCGGCGAACCACGGTGCGTCCCTTGCGACAGGAGATGCAGAATCGAGCAACGTTTCTTATGATCGATTGCACGAGACGCTCATCGAACTGGCAAGAGTCAGGCGGCGCAATGACCTGTTCGGCCTTTACAACTTTCCAGATCCGCATGTTCAATGTTGGGCAGCTGCGCATACACTCGAAGTGGATCCCGCGCGAGCCCTAAGAAAGCTCGCCGACGTCGTGAAGCTAAATATCCCGATTCTTAGCCGAGACGCAGAATTAACGATCGAGGAATGGAAGGCCGGTAATCTGAGATTTCTCGCGCAGTAA
- a CDS encoding DUF1501 domain-containing protein, giving the protein MRPVPPAKSPAHAFESLNARVREGLVVWDRRSVLKASLAGLAGLSLPGLLRARSDAATTGAKLPSNKSVILLWMTGGPSHVDTWDPKPDAPREIRGPFGTIPTVLLGVRLCEHLPKQAAMLDRMTIIRSVDARFSNHEPNQVMQTGNSEAEPRLNREGHLYPAIGSLVARFRGPNDPALPPYVTLNMKDRDHLAWGGYLGKQYDPFVANNVGELFKLPGGLDQQRLGSRQELRGQLDRLRKNLDLSGSMLALDRFSQQAVDIVVGERAQTVFDLSREPQANRDRYGEHPWCQQALLARRLVEAGVNFVTIDLSNHSSSGTWDTHGDNIPPYGGIMSGLKPLLPVFDHLLTTLVTDLGERGLLDDVLVLAMGEFGRTPQIGTQGSTDGRNHWPPVMSMTVAGGGFRHGQIIGSSEHDGGQIRERPVTPGDLAATIFQHMGVPLDGAYLDLRGRPRPIVEDGRPIEELI; this is encoded by the coding sequence ATGCGGCCTGTTCCGCCAGCGAAGTCGCCTGCTCATGCGTTCGAGAGCCTCAACGCGCGTGTGCGCGAAGGGCTGGTTGTGTGGGATCGTCGCAGCGTGCTGAAGGCGTCGCTCGCCGGACTCGCCGGGTTAAGCCTGCCAGGATTACTGCGAGCACGAAGCGATGCCGCCACGACCGGCGCAAAGTTGCCCAGCAATAAAAGCGTCATTCTCTTGTGGATGACGGGCGGGCCCAGCCATGTCGATACTTGGGATCCGAAGCCGGATGCGCCGCGCGAGATTCGCGGCCCCTTTGGCACCATCCCCACGGTCCTGCTTGGCGTGCGACTGTGCGAGCATCTGCCCAAGCAAGCCGCGATGCTCGACCGTATGACGATCATCCGTTCGGTCGATGCGCGGTTCTCGAATCATGAACCGAACCAGGTGATGCAGACCGGCAACTCCGAGGCCGAGCCGCGGCTGAACCGCGAGGGGCATCTCTATCCGGCGATCGGCTCGCTCGTGGCGCGCTTTCGGGGGCCGAACGATCCGGCGCTGCCGCCGTACGTGACGCTCAACATGAAGGATCGCGATCATCTTGCTTGGGGCGGCTACCTCGGCAAGCAGTACGATCCGTTCGTGGCCAACAATGTGGGCGAACTCTTCAAGCTGCCCGGCGGGCTCGATCAGCAGCGACTCGGCTCGCGGCAAGAATTGCGTGGGCAGCTCGATCGCTTGCGAAAGAACCTCGACCTGTCGGGCTCGATGTTGGCGCTTGATCGCTTTTCGCAGCAGGCTGTCGATATCGTCGTCGGTGAACGAGCTCAAACTGTGTTCGATCTGTCACGCGAACCGCAAGCCAATCGCGACCGCTACGGCGAGCACCCGTGGTGCCAACAAGCGTTGCTGGCCCGGCGGCTGGTCGAGGCGGGCGTGAACTTCGTCACGATCGACTTGAGCAATCACAGCTCGTCAGGCACGTGGGACACCCACGGCGACAACATTCCCCCGTACGGCGGCATCATGAGTGGATTGAAGCCGCTATTGCCGGTGTTCGATCATTTGTTGACGACGCTCGTGACCGATCTCGGCGAGCGCGGATTGCTCGACGATGTGCTGGTGCTGGCGATGGGAGAGTTCGGCCGCACGCCGCAGATCGGCACGCAAGGCTCGACCGACGGCCGCAACCATTGGCCCCCCGTCATGTCGATGACCGTGGCCGGTGGCGGATTCCGGCATGGCCAGATCATCGGTTCCAGCGAACACGACGGCGGCCAGATTCGCGAACGCCCCGTCACGCCGGGGGACCTGGCCGCCACGATTTTTCAACACATGGGCGTACCGCTGGATGGGGCGTATCTCGACCTCCGCGGCCGGCCACGCCCCATCGTGGAAGACGGCCGCCCGATCGAAGAGCTGATCTAA